The genomic segment GATCTGCCTCGACGAAAGTATCCATACGGTGGAAGATGCCCGCAAAGCACTCGAGCTCGGCAGTTGCCGGATTATCAACATCAAGATCGGTCGCGTAGGCGGTCTGACCGACGCCAAGAAGATTCATGACCTGTGTGAGAAACGCGGCGTACCTGTTTGGTGCGGTGGAATGCTGGAGGCAGGGATTGGCCGCGCGCACAACATCGCGATGGCTTCGCTTAGCAACTTCACGATTGCAGGCGACACATCCCCTTCCCATCGCTACTTTGCGGAAGATATCGTGACACCTGTCATCGATTTTGCAGCACCTGGTATGCTGGCTGTACCGACAACTCCAGGAATCGGTTTCGACATCAATGAGTCTGCCATTCGCAATGCCCTGATCGAGCATAAAAGCTACTATGCGAATCGGGAGTCTACTACGACTGTCATTCCTACCTGGTAGTCGACACTCAATCGAAGTGAAAAAAGAACAGAGAGTGCCTATTGGCCTCCCTGTTCTTTTTATTTATATGATGATTGTATTAATCCGTAATCGTCAAAAGCTTGCACAAATTACGCTCGGCATGAGCTCTCTTCTCTGGCGGAAACCGCTTTAGCAAATCCAGTGCAGCATACGGAAGCTTCAATGCATGTGGATCGCTGTATGTTCTTTCCCAGTACAGCGGTGAAAAGATTTCCTCGAATGCTGGCTCCTTCACCTCATCCTCCAAAGTAAACGGAGGAACATGGCGATTTAAATAGATTTGAAGACGATGATTTACGATACCAGGCTTCACAATATTCTCATAACCGAATCGCTCTAGATCTGTTAACGCATGAGCATGTGTGATGTTATGAACGACCTCGCTCGCCAAATGATAGCGTACCCCGTTAATATCACGCGGCGGTATAACCAAATGTAGCTCGTCAAACGCTCTCTCTGCCATCTCTGCGGTTGAATCATAAGGCGCAACTTCGTCTTTGACATCGTCAATCGTCATGCCATGATAATTCTCGATGCCCCAATAACGGTCTTTCCTGTCTTCTGTCGTCGCTTGGAGAATCCTGACCAGGCCATCCACCACAGTCGGAGTGATCATATCAGGGCGTTCGCGCAGTGCTTTTAATGCCAACACACCTAGTGCTAGTCCATGCCCTGATGTTCGAAGCTGCTTCACATTTTGCTGGAGGCCATCGATGACGTGCTGTAACAAGGAGGGGTCAGCTTGCTCGTCTTGATCTAGTGGAACAAACCATTCAGGTTTTTGCTTGCGGAAGGACTCGCATGTCCGCTCAATGCCCTCTTTTACATGTTCAGGGAGATCATGCTCACGATCCATGAAGTACCCTGCTAATAAGGCTGCCCCATAGTGACCGTCGAACCATCCTGCTACAGCTGCACGTGCCATTCCCGTAATGCCAAGCTCCAAGTAAGAATCAAGTAAACGCATGTAACTCCCTCCTTTTTCCATTTATGCACCCATAATATAACATACATTTTTGTTTGTAAAATATGGTATTTTGGTTTTTTCGCACATGGAAAAAGGCCCCGTATATCCGGAGCCCTTCATCTACTCGCTATTATTTTCTTTGATTAATCCAGCTTAAATTCTACTTCGTCAGTCTCCGGCCGATAATCGACAATCAACCCTCTTCCATTCATATACCACAACTCATCTTTTTCCATATAAAATGTGATGCCATCCTCTACTGTCGAAATCCCGATTTCATTCGGCAACTCTTTGGCAATCCCCATCGAAAATGAATCCTGAACCGTACTAACGCCCCCATACCGGACAAAAAAACGAATGCTGTCTCCTTCTTTGCATCCCCATTCTTCCCGAAACCATGCTACCGCTGCTTTAGTGATCGTCATGTTCATGAGTACGCCACTCCTCTCTGCTTATAGTTTACCTCGATTTAGAGATATTTGAAACATAAAAGTATGTTAAATGGAATTGCTCCACTATTTGAAAAAAGAACCGATTCCCTACGCCGGGAAAACGGTTCTTTCCATCTGTTTAAGGCTTTATTGGAAGTGTAACCAAAAAACTCGTTCCGATACCTACCTCGCTGCTGACCTGAATTTTTCCGTGATGCGCATCCACGATCCATTTGGCAATGGAAAGCCCCAAGCCTGTCCCTTCTGTCGCTCGAGAGCGCATTTTATCCACTCGAAAGAAGCGATCAAACAAATACGGAATATCGTCTTTGGAAATCCCGATCCCACTGTCTTTTACGAGAATCGAAACGCGACTTCCTTCCTTTTTACAAGCGACATAAATCCGACCGTCCTTGTTCGTGTACTTCAAGGCATTGTCCAGCAAGATAACCATGAGCTGATGCAGACGTTCTTGGTCCCCCACCATCTCAATGGGTTGCTGGATGTCTGTTTCGAGACGAATTTCCCGTGCGATGGCAAGTTGTGCAAACACCTGGGTGCATTTGATCGCTACTTCGTCTAAGCGCAGCGTCTGATTCATGATCTGCAGCTCGTTAGAATCACTGCGAGCCAGTGTGAGCAAATCGGAGACGAGCTTGCTCAAGCGTTTGGCCTCCTGCATCCCAATCATGATTTTTTCGCTTTCTTGCTCAATCGTATGATCCGGGTGTCTGAAAAGCCTTTCCAGATTGACCATGATGGCCGTGAGCGGCGTCCTCAGCTCATGGGAAGCATCGGCAATAAACTGCTGTTGTTTTTCCCACGAGACTTGGATCGGAATTAGTGCTCTTCTCGCCAAAAACCACCCAGCCACGATCGCAATGACAATACTGATAATGTCGCCGATTATGACAACGTACAGCAAGCTGTCCAGCATGTTTTGCTCAGGTGCCAGATTGTAAATCAGTTGAAACTGGTACGCGGTCTGTATCCGATTGCCTACAATGACCTTTTTCGGAACAGTAACTGTCTGCACGCGATAGACTTGTCCATTCACCGTTTTCGTTTCGATTCCGTCTGCTTTTCCATTATGCTGGAATTCTGCATATTCCTGTGGCTCCAGCCGGTCACCAAATGCGGTCCCAATGACACGACCAAAGCTATCCCAGACGAGCAAAACATATCGGCGATCCAGATCGTTAAACTTTTTCCTCTCCTGACGGTTGTATGGAAAAGGGTCGTCTTCAATTCGATGGAGACGGGGCAAAGAATCTACTGCCAGCCTTTGACTGACTTTGGTCATTTCTCGGTCCACCTGCGAATAGAGGCGGTACTTCATGGTGTAGTAGACGGCACTCCCCAGCCCGTTCAACAAGAGAAGCACCACTACTACGTTCAACGTTACGAGCCGAATCCTCGTTTTTCGAAACATCATTTGTCTTCCTTTTTCAAAATGTAGCCCACATTGCGGATCGTTCGGATGAAGCCTTCGTAAGCACCCAGCTTCTTGCGCAGGTAGTGGACATACAAATCGACCACTCCATAATTCGCTTCTGAATCAATTCCCCATACGCGGTCAAAAATTTGTTGGCGCGTCAATATTTGCTCCCGATTTTGCAGGAAGTACTTAAGCAGCTCGTACTCCTTCGTCGTTAGCTTCATCGGCTCATCATCAACAAACCCGTCATATTCATTTATCTTCAGCGATAGCGGACCGTACGCCAGCTCGCCTTCTGTATTCTGTTTCCCTTGTCGGCGCAAAAGGGCTCTCACTCTCGCCGTCAGTTCTTCAGCCGCAAAAGGCTTGACCAAATAATCGTCTGCTCCAGCATCCAATCCCTCGACTCTCGACTCTACGCTATCTTTTGCTGTTAAAAACAAAACTGGCGTTATTATACCTTTTGCACGCAACGTTCTCACCAGTGAAAGGCCATCCATTCCTGGCATCATAATGTCCAGGACCAACAAATCGTAGATGCCGCGTTCCGCCAATAACAAGCCGTCATCTCCGCGCTCTGCCGTATCCACCTGATATCCCTCATCGGTCAGGACTCCTGCAATTGTCTGAAGCAGCGCTTTTTCATCCTCCACTGCAAGAATAAGCATATTGATCCCTCTTTCATTTGAAAAAGCTGTATGTCATTCAGCATAGCATAATCGACCGGAATCACAATAATGACCACACTCGCCGATCTCGGCTGTGCACACGCTCCTTTTATTAGAGCACGTATTTTTTTGAATTAGATTTGTAGGTGCTGGCGGAAATACAAAAAAAGCTGCATTCTCCATTACTTTTTTCAAGTAACCGGGAATACAGCTTTTCGTCTTATTCCTTCAAAACTGAATACGCATGATTGCTAAGTGTGTGGATAAGTCCTCGACCGATTAGTATTCGTCAGCTCCACGCGTTACCGCGCTTCCACACCGAACCTATCAACCTCATCGTCTATGAGGGGTCTTACCAGCTTGCGCTGTGGGAAGTCTCATCTTGGAGGGGGCTTCACGCTTAGATGCTTTCAGCGCTTATCCCGTCCGCACATAGCTACCCAGCTGTGCCACTGGCGTGACAACTGGTGCACCAGCGGTGCGTCCATCCCGGTCCTCTCGTACTAAGGACAGCTCTCCTCAAACTTCCTACGCCCGCGACAGATAGGGACCGAACTGTCTCACGACGTTCTGAACCCAGCTCGCGTACCGCTTTAATGGGCGAACAGCCCAACCCTTGGGACCTACTTCAGCCCCAGGATGCGATGAGCCGACATCGAGGTGCCAAACCTCCCCGTCGATGTGGACTCTTGGGGGAGATAAGCCTGTTATCCCCAGGGTAGCTTTTATCCGTTGAGCGATGGCCCTTCCATGCGGAACCACCGGATCACTAAGCCCGACTTTCGTCCCTGCTCGACTTGTAGGTCTCGCAGTCAAGCTCCCTTCTGCCTTTACACTCTACGAATGATTTCCGACCATTCTGAGGGAACCTTTGGGCGCCTCCGTTACCTTTTAGGAGGCGACCGCCCCAGTCAAACTGCCCACCTGGCATGGTCCTCTCGCCCGATAAGGGCGACGAGTTAGAAACTCCGTACATCAAGGGTGGTATCCCACCGACAGCTCCACAGAGGCTGGCGCCCCTGCTTCTCAGCTTCCCACCTATCCTGTACATGATGCACAAAGTTCCAATACCAGGCTACAGTAAAGCTCCATGGGGTCTTTCCGTCTTGTCGCGGGTAACCTGCATCTTCACAGGTATTATGATTTCACCGGGTCTCTTGCCGAGACAGCGCCCAAGTCGTTACGCCTTTCGTGCGGGTCGGAACTTACCCGACAAGGAATTTCGCTACCTTAGGACCGTTATAGTTACGGCCGCCGTTTACTGGGGCTTCGGTTCAAAGCTTCGCTTGCGCTAACTCATCCCCTTAACCTTCCAGCACCGGGCAGGCGTCAGCCCCTATACTTCGCCTTGCGGCTTCGCAGAGACCTGTGTTTTTGCTAAACAGTCGCTTGGGCCTTTTCACTGCGGCCCCCTCGGGCTATTAACCCTACCGAGGCGCCCCTTCTCCCGAAGTTACGGGGCCATTTTGCCGAGTTCCTTAGCAAGAGTTATCCCGCGCACCTTAGGATTCTCTCCTCGCCTACCTGTGTCGGTTTGCGGTACGGGCACCTTGTTCCTCGCTAGACGCTTTTCTTGGCAGTGTGAAATCAGGGACTTCGGTACTTAAATTTCCCTCGCCATCACAGCTCATGCTTGACGGTGTGCGGATTTGCCTACACACCACACTCACTGCTTGGACGGCCATCCAGTAGGCCGCTCACCCTATCCTCCTGCGTCACGCCATTGCTCAAGCGGAACAGAGGTGGTACAGGAATATCAACCTGTTGTCCATCGCCTACGCCTTTCGGCCTCAGCTTAGGTCCCGACTAACCCTGGGAGGACGAGCCTTCCCCAGGAAACCTTAGGCTTTCGGTGGACAAGATTCTCACTTGTCTTTTCGCTACTTACACCGGCATTCTCACTTCCAAGCGCTCCACCGCTCTTTCCAGTACGGCTTCACTGCTGCTTGGAACGCTCCCCTACCCAGTCCGTAAGGACTGCCATAGCTTCGGTGATACGTTTAGCCCCGTTACATTTTCCGCGCAGAGTCACTCGACCAGTGAGCTATTACGCACTCTTTAAATGGTGGCTGCTTCTAAGCCAACATCCTGGTTGTCTGGGCAACTCCACATCGTTTCCCACTTAACGTATACTTGGGGACCTTAGCTGATGGTCTGGGCTGTTTCCCTTTTGACGATGGATCTTAGCACTCACCGTCTGACTCCCGGACATAAGTCATTGGCATTCGGAGTTTGACTGAGTTCGGTAACCCGATGAGGGCCCCTAGCCCAATCAGTGCTCTACCTCCAAGACTCTAAATTCCGAGGCTAGCCCTAAAGCTATTTCGGGGAGAACCAGCTATCTCCGAGTTCGATTGGAATTTCACCGCTAGCCACACCTCATCCCCGCACTTTTCAACGTGCGTGGGTTCGGGCCTCCAGTAGGTGTTACCCTACCTTCACCCTGGACATGGCTAGATCACACGGTTTCGGGTCTACGGCAGCGTACTATCGCCCTATTCAGACTCGCTTTCGCTGCGGCTCCGTCTCTTCAACTTAACCTCGCACGCTA from the Brevibacillus brevis genome contains:
- a CDS encoding response regulator transcription factor; the encoded protein is MLILAVEDEKALLQTIAGVLTDEGYQVDTAERGDDGLLLAERGIYDLLVLDIMMPGMDGLSLVRTLRAKGIITPVLFLTAKDSVESRVEGLDAGADDYLVKPFAAEELTARVRALLRRQGKQNTEGELAYGPLSLKINEYDGFVDDEPMKLTTKEYELLKYFLQNREQILTRQQIFDRVWGIDSEANYGVVDLYVHYLRKKLGAYEGFIRTIRNVGYILKKEDK
- a CDS encoding HesB/YadR/YfhF family protein gives rise to the protein MNMTITKAAVAWFREEWGCKEGDSIRFFVRYGGVSTVQDSFSMGIAKELPNEIGISTVEDGITFYMEKDELWYMNGRGLIVDYRPETDEVEFKLD
- a CDS encoding sensor histidine kinase, translating into MMFRKTRIRLVTLNVVVVLLLLNGLGSAVYYTMKYRLYSQVDREMTKVSQRLAVDSLPRLHRIEDDPFPYNRQERKKFNDLDRRYVLLVWDSFGRVIGTAFGDRLEPQEYAEFQHNGKADGIETKTVNGQVYRVQTVTVPKKVIVGNRIQTAYQFQLIYNLAPEQNMLDSLLYVVIIGDIISIVIAIVAGWFLARRALIPIQVSWEKQQQFIADASHELRTPLTAIMVNLERLFRHPDHTIEQESEKIMIGMQEAKRLSKLVSDLLTLARSDSNELQIMNQTLRLDEVAIKCTQVFAQLAIAREIRLETDIQQPIEMVGDQERLHQLMVILLDNALKYTNKDGRIYVACKKEGSRVSILVKDSGIGISKDDIPYLFDRFFRVDKMRSRATEGTGLGLSIAKWIVDAHHGKIQVSSEVGIGTSFLVTLPIKP